The Streptomyces sp. NBC_00435 nucleotide sequence GGGCCGCCGAGGTCCCGGGCACCGTACCCCGTAGGACGGACACGGTCGCGGAACCGGCGTGGACCGCGGCGGCGCCACCGGCACCGCCACTGCCCGTACCCGCCGCCCGGACCGGTGAGGAACGGCCGCCGCTGCCCCGGCGGCGGGCTCAGGAGCACCTCGCGCCCCAACTGCGCGAAGCCCCCGCACCGCGCGCCACGGGCGTGGACCAGCCCGTGCACGACCCGGGCCTGATGGCCGCCTTCCAGCGGGGCTTCGGCCTCGCCCAGTCGGAGCACCAGAAGTGACCCCGGCCTCTCACCCGACAGCTAAGGAGCGAACCCCCATGGGCGGCGAAGTGGCGACCACGACCAGTCGGCTCTCGGACCTCGACTGGCTGCTCAGCGGCCTGGTCCAGCGGGTGCCGTACACGCGCAGCGCGGTACTGCTGACCGCCGACGGGCTCGTCACGTGCGTGCACGGGCTCGACGCCGACAGCGCCGACCACCTCGCGGCGCTCGCCTCCGGGCTCTACTCCCTGGGGCGCAGCGCCGGGTCCCGGTTCGCGGACGGCGCCGAGGTGCGGCAGGTGGTGGTCGAGCTCGCCTCCGCCCTGGTCTTCGTCTCGGCGGCCGGCTCCGGCACCTGCCTGGCGGTACTGGCGGACCGGGAGGCCGACGCCGGTGTGCTGGGCTACGAGATGGCGATGCTGGTCAAGAGCGTGCGCCCGTACCTGGCGGCCCCGCCGAGGCGGCCCGCCGCCGACGCGGAGCGATGAGGGCCCGCGCGAGGGGGCCGGCGGCAGCACCGGGGGGCCGGCACGAGGGGGCCCGGCACGACACGCCGTGGCTGGACGATTCGGCGGGCCGCGTGATGCGCCCGTACACCGCGAGCGGCGGGCGGACACGGGCGGCCGTCGCCCTCGACCTGCTGTCCCTGGTGACGGCGACCGGCGTACGCCCGCGCGCGCCGCTGGGAGCCGAGCACACCCTCGCGCTACGGCTGTGCGCCGGCTCGGCGGCGGTCACCGTCGCAGAGGTGGCGGGGCACCTGCGGCTGCCCGCGGTGGTGGTCAAGGTGCTCCTCTCCGACCTGATGGAACACGGGGCCGTGACCGTGCGGGCGCCGTGTTTCCCGAGCGGCGGCTCGTTCGCCGCCGACGACCAGTCCCTGCTCCGGGCGGTGCTCGATGGCCTGCGCAAACGGCTCTGAGCCGCCCGCCCACGGATCCTCCGCGACCTTGAAGATCCTGGTCGCGGGCGGGTTCGGGGCGGGCAAGACCACCTTCGTGGGGGCGGTGAGCGAGATCGAGCCCCTGAGCACGGAGGAGCTGCTGAGCGGGCTGAGCGAGGCCGCCGACCCGGTGGACGGGGTCGAGGCGAAGACGACCACGACCGTGGCACTGGACTTCGGCCGGATCACACTGGACGAGCGGAACGTGCTCTACCTCTTCGGCACGCCCGGCCAGCAGCGCTTCTGGTTCCTCTGGGAGGAGCTGTGCACGGGCGCGCTGGGGGCGGTGGTGCTCGCCGACACGCGCCGCCTCGCCGACTGCTTCCCCGCCGTGGACTTCTTCGAGCGGCGCGGGATCGGCTTCATCGTGGCCGTCAACGAGTTCGACGGCGGGCACCGCTACGGAGCCGACGAGGTGCGGGAGGCCGTGGGGCTCGGGCCGGAGGTACCCGTGGTGCGCTGCGACGCGCGTCTGCCGAGCTCCGGAACGGGGGCGCTGGCGACCCTCGTTCGCCATCTGCTGGACGTGAAGCATCCGGAGTACTCGAGGTACGCGGAGCGACGGGATTGGGGGGAGAGTGCATGACCTACTACGAATCGACCGGGCACCTGCTGCTCACGCCGGTGGACCGGGAGGCGCCCGCACGCGTGCTCCGGCTGCGTGAACTGGGGCTGGGGGAGCGGGCGGACGGCGAGCTGGACGCCTTCGCGCGGCGGGTCGCGGACGCGCTGGGCGCGCCCTACGCCGGGATCAACTTCATCGGTGAGGAACGGCAGTTCTTCGCCGGCCTGCACCACGCGACCGACGCCCCGGCGAGCGGTTACCCGGCGCGGGTGCTCGCCCGGGACCACGGCTACTGCCCGCACGTGGTGGTGCGGCGGCGCGCTCTGGTGCTCGAGGACGTACGGGACTTCGCGCGTTTCGCGGGCAACGTCGTCGTGGACGGGAGCGGGGTGCGCTCCTACGTGGGCGCCCCGCTGACCGACCGGCGCGGGATCGTGCTGGGAACGGTGTGCGCGGTGGACGTGGTGCCGAGGCGGTGGGGGCTGGCGGGGCTGGCGACGGTGAAGGAACTGGCGGCGGAGCTGGTGGAGCTGGTGCACGCGCGGGAGGACCGGTGCGGGTGACGCCGTGGGCGCTGGGCGCGGGGGGCCGGGCGCTGGGGGCCGGGCGCGGGGGGCGCTCCGGCGCGGAGGTGTTTGTCAGTGGTCGGGTCTACGGTCGGATACGAGGGATCACCGGCACCTGAAGAAGGCTGGAGAGGAGTCGCCGATATGGCCACGACGGCGGAGGACGTCCGCACGATCGCCCTGTCGCTGCCCGGCAGCAGCGAGAAGCTCGCCTGGGGCATGCCGACCTTCCGGGTGGGCGGAACGGACGGGAAGAGCGGAAAGATCTTCGTCGCGCTCGGCGACGACGACACCTCCATCGGGGTGAAGTGCCCCAAGGAGGACCGCGAGGAGCTGATCGGGGCGGAGCCGGAGAAGTTCTTCATCCGGGCGGGCCACGACGACAACTACGCGTGGCTCCGGGTGCGGCTGGCGGCGGTGGAGGACGCGGCCGAGCTGCGATCGATCCTGACCGACTCCTGGCTCCAAGCGGCCCCCAAACGCCTGATCGCGGCCCACCCGGAACTGAGCGGCTGAGGGGACCGGTCAGGCACCGGTGAAGGCGGCGATCCGCGCGCGCAGCGACGCCGGGTCCAGGCCGTGCGCGGCCGTGTGCTCGTCGATCGTGCCGTACCGGCGCAGCTCGGCGCGGGCGACGCCGAGGCCGAGCACCCGGTGCGGAACGGCTTCGAGCGCCCGGGCGGCGGCGCTGGTGGAGGTTCCGGCGAGGTACGGCTCGACCAGGACCACCTCGGCCGTGCCGTGCCCGACGGCGGCACGCACCGCCTCGTCGTCGAAGGGCCGTACGGTCGGCGCGTACAGCACGCTCACGTCCATGCTCTCGGTCGCGGCGAGCACGTTGTCGAGCAGCGGGCCGACGGCGACGACGACCCCCGCACGCCCCTCGCGTACGGTCTGGAAACCCAGCCCGGTGACGGGGCGGGCCCTGGCGTTCGACCGCGCGGAGAGCCGGACGTAGACCTTGTCGTCCCCTGCCGCGTAGGCGTGGCGCAGGAGTGCCTCGGCCTCGTCCGGGTGGCCCGGGACGTGGACGGTCCAGCCGTCCAGGGTGTCCAGCAGGGCCACGTCGCCGGGCGCCATGTGGGTGAAGCCGCCGGCCGGCCAGTCGTAGCTGGCGCTCGCGCTGACCAGTACCCCGCCGGTGCCCTGGTGCCCGAAGTCGAGCTTGATCTGTTCGAAGGGCCGCTCCACGAGGAAGCTGGCGAAGGTGTGCACGACGGGCCGCAGCCCCGTGAGGGCCAGTCCGCCGCCCACGCCGATCAGCAGCTGCTCCCGGATGCCCACGTTGACGACCCGGTCCGGATGGCGGTCCTGGGCGGGCCGGAAGCCGTCCATGGTGATCTCGGCGAGCACGAGGGCCAGCCGGGGATCCTCGTCGAGTGCGTGCGACGTGACCGAGATGAATCGTTCGCGCATGGTGTCCATGTCTCCCCCTGGAATGCGGATTCCGCGGATCCCGCGGTGCGCGCGGGGTCGCGTGAGTCTGGTCAGTACTTCTTCTCGACCCGGGCGACGACGGCGTGCGGCCGGCCCGGGTGCGGTGCGGTGCAGGCGGCGTACAGGGCCGCGTGGTCCCGGCCGTCCACGGTGGCCGTCGACCAGCCGGCCGCCTCGAAGCGGGAGGCGATGCCGCCCCGCCAGCCGTGGGTCGCGGAGTCGTTGTCGATCACGATCGTGTGCAGCCGCTCCAGGCCGGCCGGGCCGGCGTAGGCGATCGCCTCGTGATTGCTTCCCTCGTCCAGCTCCGCGTCGCCGATCAGTACCCACACGGCCGGATCCGTCAGCCCCTGGGCCCGCAGCCCGAGCGCGCTGCCGACGGCGAGCGGCAGCCCGTGCCCGAGCGATCCGCTTCCGATCTCCACTCCGGGGAGCAGGGTGCGGTCCGGGTGGTGCCCGAGGGGCGAGTCGTACGCGCCGAACCCGCTCAGCCAGTCGACGGGGAAGAACCCCTTGGCGGCGAGGACGGCGTAGTAGGCCATCGGCCCGTGCCCCTTGGAGAGCAGGAACCGGTCCCGCCCGGGATCCTCGGCGCTCCCGGGCCCGACGCGCAGGATCCGGTCGTAGAGCACCCACAGGGCGTCGAGCGTGGAGGTGGCGGCGGGCCCGTGCTTCTCGGCCCCGGTCATGAGGGCCATGAGCGGCCCTAGGTCTTCGTAGCGGAACCCGGTGTCCGCGGCGGCTGCCTGAGTCATGTACCGATCCTTCAACCCCAAGCGCACTTGAGGTCAAGTGCCGTCCGCTGCTCCCGCCGGAGGGAAAGGTGCGCACGACCACCTCCCGAAGTGCGGTATTGTTCTCCTGCGCGTTCAACTAGGGGAAACCCCAGGTCAACGGGCATCGGGACGTGGCGCAGCTTGGTAGCGCACTTGACTGGGGGTCAAGGGGTCGCAGGTTCAAATCCTGTCGTCCCGACTTTGCTTTTAGCAGGTCGGAGGCCGTTCTCTCACACATGGGAGGACGGCCTTTTCCGTGCCCGGAGTCCTGGTGGTCGCGGTGTTGTGGCCCGCCCGGTTCGGGGCTGGTCCGCCATGGTGCTGAACACGGGCGGGGCGGGGGAGCGGGGCTGGTTGAGGGCTTCGTAGGCTGCCTGCCGCGTGAGGTCGCCGTAGCTGTTCGCGGTCGTCGACGCCCGGCAATGCGCGGTCCGGGTCGCCGACCGGCGTCGCTCTCCCTGATGAGCCGGTGCGGTCAGGGCTGCCGGATCGCGGAGACCTCGAACTCCAGCACCACCTTGTCTTCGACCAGGACGCCGCCGCCCTCCAACGCGGCGTTCCAGGTGATGCCGTAGTCCTTGCGGCTGATCGGCACCGAGCCTTCGAATCCGACGCGCAGATTGCCGTACGGGTCCGTGGCGCTGCCCTGGAATTCGAAGTCGATGCTGATCGGCCGGGTGACGTCCTTGATGGTGAGGTCCCCGGTCAGCCGGAAGTTGGCGCTGTCGAGCTGCTCGACGCCGGTGGAGGCGAAAGTGAGGTTGGGGAAGTTCGAGGCGTCGAGGAAGTCGTTGGTGCGCAGGTGGCCGTCGCGCTGCTCGTTGCGGGTGTCGATGCTCGCGGCCTTGATCGTGACGGACACGGAGGACTTGGAGGGGTCCTCGCCGTCGAAGTGACCGCTGCCCTCGAATTCCTTGAACGCGCCGCGGACCTTGGTGACCATCGCGTGCCGGGCCACGCCGTATCCCCAGGCCCGAGGACCTGGTCCGCCGCGCTGTACGCCGTGGCCGGCCCACTCGTCACCGGCACCATGGTGGCGGCGGTGCGTCAGGTCCTGCACGGTCCGTTGCGGCCTGGGCGGACGGTTCGTGGCGCCGGACGTTGGGAGTTACGTCTGGGGCCAGCGCATGGGGAGACGTGTCGCGGTACGAACGAGGTCGGCGACGGCACGGGACCGGCTGTGCGTTGGCCAGGCGATTACGGTGGTGACCGTCGGGGCGTCGAGCACGGGCACGGCGGCGAGGTCCCGGTGCAGTTGGGCTCGGCATGATTCTGGTGAGACCGCGCACGCACGGCCGAGCGCGACGAGCTGCAGCAACTGCGCGTGGTCGCGGACGCGCGGGCCGGGGCCCGGCGGGTAGGTGCCATCGGGGTCAGGCCAGCGCGGCAGGGGCAGGCCTGGTAGCCCGGTGATGTCCGCCATGTGCACATGGGCCCGGACGGTGAGCGGATGCCCGGCCGGCAGGACCACGACCTGACCCTCCGTGCTCAGCTCTTCGGTGTGGAACCCAGCGGTCGAGTCGAACGGCCGGTGCAGCAGCGCCACATCGGCCCGGCCCTCGCGCAGGAGCCGTGACTGTTCGGCCGGGCCGCACAGGATGACCTCGACTGGCACCGCGCCGGGTTCAGCGGCGTACGCCTCGAGCAGCTTCGCCAGCAGTTCTCTGGACGCGCTGGCTTTCGTGACCAGGACCAAGCCAGGACGGCCGGACGCGGCAAGGGCGGCGCGGCGGGTCCGGCGCTCGGCGGCATCGACCGCGGCGAGGGCCGCCCGGCCCTCGGCCAGCAACACCGAGCCGGCTTCGGTCAGCGTGACGCTGCGGCTGGTCCGGTCCAGCAGCGCCGCCCCGAGCCGGCGCTCGAGCTGCTGGATCGCCCGTGACAGAGGCGGCTGTGCGATCCCGAGCCGTTGTGCGGCGCGCCCGAAGTGCAGCTCTTCAGCGACAGCGACGAAATATCGCAGTTCCCGGGTCTCCATACGGCGACGTTACTCCGGATCGATACCTGGACGGTATCGCTGCCCACCCAATCGGTGTTGGACCCCCGCCGGACTCCGGGGCAACCATTGTTCCTATGAGCGAACGGACGATTGCGCTGGTCACCGGTGCGAACAAGGGAATTGGCTTCGAGATCGCCGCGGGCCTGGGAGCCCTCGGATGGAGCGTCGGTGTCGGCGCACGCGACGATCAGCGCCGAAGGGCCGCGGTGGACAGACTGCGCGCGGCGGGCGCCGACGCGTTCGGCGTACCGCTGGACGTGACCGACGACGCCAGTGCGACCGCCGCCGCACGGCTGATCGAGGAGCAGGCCGGGCGCCTCGACGTGCTCGTCAACAACGCCGGCATCTCCGGCGGCATGCCGCAGGAGCCCACCCGGGTCGATCCCGCCACCATCCGGACGGTCGTCGAGACCAACGTCATCGGCGTCATCCGCGTCACCAACGCGATGATGCCGCTGCTGCGCCGTTCCGCCGCACCACGGATCGTGAACATGTCCAGCAGTGTCGGCTCCCTCACCCGGCAGTCAGGAATCGCTGCTGACCGGACGACGGGTCCGGTGGCCGCGGCGTATGCGCCGTCGAAGGCGTTCCTGAACGCTGTCACCCTCCAGTACGCCCGGGAGCTGAGCGGTACGAACATCCTGATCAACGCCGGCTGCCCCGGCTACGTCGCCAGCGACCTCAACGGCTTCCGCGGCGTGCGCACCCCCGAGCAGGGCGCGGCGATCGCCATCAAGCTCGCGACCCTGCCCGACGACGGCCCGACCGGCCAGTTCTTCGAAGACGCTGGCGTGGTGCCCTGGTGATGTGCGCGGCGGTCATCACCCGCCGGGTGAGGCGGCTTCCCCCGCGGTGCCGAGGGGAAGGCACCCGTCGCCCGTCGCCCGCCACCGTCATGCGCATGCTGCACGGACACGACGAGCCCACAACCGTGAGGGAACCCGCGCGCTGACCTGCGGCTCAGCGCTCGGCGTTGTATTCGGCGCGTACTACCGGGACTCCCCGAGGGGTGATTGATCCACGACCGAGACGGCCTCTGCCTGGTGGTTCAATCCTGGGTGAGTTCGGTCAGGGCGTCGAGGCGGGTCGGCGTCCAGCCGAGCTCGAGGCGGGCCCGGGCGCCGCTGAACTGCTGGTCGAGGGCGAATGCCTCCGCGATCGGGCCCATCCGCTGTACGGCCTCGTCGAGGGTCAGCGAATCGATCCTGCCTGGGCATCCGGCGGCGTGGCCCAGGGCTCGGGCGACATCGGCCAGCGGAAGGTTCTGGCCACTGACCCCGGCGTAGACGGCACCGGCCGGGGCGTTCAGGGCCAGGACGTACAGTTCGGCGATGTCGTCCACGTGGATCAGCGCCCAGCGGTTGGTGCCGTCCCCGATGCAGGGCACGGCACCCGCGGTGCGCCCCGGCTCGACGAAGAACGACTGCGCCAGTCCGCCGGAGCGGCCGTAGACCAGCCCCGGCATCACCACCACCGGGTGGTCCCCGGTGCCTGTCCGGGCGAGCACCCGCTTCTCGTTCTCCAGCCGCCAGGCGGTGATGCGCGGCGGGTTCAGCGGGGCGTCCTCGTCGACGACCCCGTCGGTGTCGCCGTACACCCACACCCCGCCCGTGTGCACATAGGGGCCGTTTCCCACACCGTCCTGCAGTGCCTCCGCCGCCGCGCGGTCGACTTCCGCGGTGCCCTCGGCGTAGTCCACGCCGAGGTGGATGACCGCGTCGGCCCGGCGGGCCGCCTCATGGAGGACATCGGTGTCGGTGAGTGCCCCCGCGACCGGGGCGGCACCAAGACCCGACACGGTGCGTGCCGCTTGCTCGCTGCGCGCCAGCGCCGTCACGCCGATGCCGTGCCTGGTCAGTGCCCGGATGGTGGAGCGGCCGATGTAGCCGGAGCCACCTGTGATGAAGATCTGCATCGCTCTGGATCGCTCGCTCTCAGGGTCCTCGTCGGTCGGCGGCGGGGATTGCGTCGCTCCTCAACCCTGGCTCGTGCCGCGGTCGGCGTCCAAGACCTCTTCCGTCAGCGGTGATGCCCACAGGGCATCAGGCATCAGGGCATCAATACTGGGCGGCGGCGGTGTCCGCGAACTCCCTGAGCAGAGGGGAGCTGCGGTCGGCGCTCCAGGCGAGGCAGACCTCGCCCGGGCCGATGTCGTCGATGGGAACGTGCGCGACATCGGCATGGGTGTAATAGACCGCGGTGGAGCGCGGAAGGACGAGGACGCCGCCGGACGTCGCGACGTGTTCGAGCTTCTCCTCGACGGTGGAGAAGGAGGGCCGCGGCCCTGCTCCTTCACCGCCGGTCCGCTCGGGGAGGTCACGCCACTCGGGGACGGCGTCGGGGTCCTGGAGCAACCGCTCGGAGGCCAGATCCGCGATGACGAGGGACTCCTTGCCCGCCAGCCGGTGGTCCGCCGGCAGGACGGCGACGCGGGGCTCCCGGAAGAGCGGGCGCAGCTCCAGACCGCGACGGTCGACGGGCAGCCGTACGAAGCTCACGTCGAGAACGCCCTCGTTCACCCCTTGGACCTGGTCGCCCCATGAGGTGCGTACCACCTGCACGCTCAGCTCGGGATGCCTGGCGGAGAAGGCACGCACCGCGCCGGTCACGCTGATTCCGGGCATGAAGCCGGCCGTGAACGTCGAGGATCCGTGGGCGGCCTGCCGGACCCGGCGGCACAGAGCCCGCGCGCCGGCCAGCAGCGGGCTTGCGTCCTCCAGCAGTTGACGGCCGGCGGCCGTCAACTCGGTGGTCCGCCTGTTCCTGGTGAACAGCTCCGCGCGCAGCTCCTGCTCCAGCGCGCGGATCTGCCGGGAGAGCACCGGCTGCGTGATGTGCAGCCGCTCGGCTGCCCGGCCGAAGTGCAACTCCTCGGCCGAAGGCCGTGCGCGGGGTTACCTCGAAGACCAGGGCCTCGCCCGCGTCGGGATTGACGAACACGCCGTCACCGATGTCGAAATGCCATTCGGTGCCGTACTTCGCCTCCCAGGCGTCGGCGAGCCCGCGCAGCCGGTCAGGATCCGTGACGCGGGCCGCATCGCCCTCGACGACCAGGTCGAAGCCCTCGTGAAGGGTGTTGTTGCCGGTGGTGAGGACGACGTGCGCGTTCGCGCGGAGGTTCTTGGCCTTGCGCTCCTGTGGGCCGGTGCAGAAGTGCAGCGCGCCGCCCGCCCAGACGCCGATCAGCGGGGTGACGTGTGGCCGCGCGTCGGGGCGTACGGTCGTCAGCCAGTACAGCTGCGCTGAGGCCAGTCGGGTGACCGCCTCGGACCACGGCACGGCTGCCGCCATCTCGTGGCTGTAGCGCTCGTCGAGCTCGGCACGGGGTTCCTTGTCGGGCATGGGGTGTCCTCCTGTCGCGGTCACTCACCAGCGTGTGTCCCACTGCCCCGGCCGTCCACCGCGGACGGCGGGCGAGGTGCCGT carries:
- a CDS encoding MmcQ/YjbR family DNA-binding protein, yielding MATTAEDVRTIALSLPGSSEKLAWGMPTFRVGGTDGKSGKIFVALGDDDTSIGVKCPKEDREELIGAEPEKFFIRAGHDDNYAWLRVRLAAVEDAAELRSILTDSWLQAAPKRLIAAHPELSG
- a CDS encoding SDR family NAD(P)-dependent oxidoreductase, whose amino-acid sequence is MSERTIALVTGANKGIGFEIAAGLGALGWSVGVGARDDQRRRAAVDRLRAAGADAFGVPLDVTDDASATAAARLIEEQAGRLDVLVNNAGISGGMPQEPTRVDPATIRTVVETNVIGVIRVTNAMMPLLRRSAAPRIVNMSSSVGSLTRQSGIAADRTTGPVAAAYAPSKAFLNAVTLQYARELSGTNILINAGCPGYVASDLNGFRGVRTPEQGAAIAIKLATLPDDGPTGQFFEDAGVVPW
- a CDS encoding LysR family transcriptional regulator: MLSRQIRALEQELRAELFTRNRRTTELTAAGRQLLEDASPLLAGARALCRRVRQAAHGSSTFTAGFMPGISVTGAVRAFSARHPELSVQVVRTSWGDQVQGVNEGVLDVSFVRLPVDRRGLELRPLFREPRVAVLPADHRLAGKESLVIADLASERLLQDPDAVPEWRDLPERTGGEGAGPRPSFSTVEEKLEHVATSGGVLVLPRSTAVYYTHADVAHVPIDDIGPGEVCLAWSADRSSPLLREFADTAAAQY
- a CDS encoding GAF domain-containing protein, whose amino-acid sequence is MTYYESTGHLLLTPVDREAPARVLRLRELGLGERADGELDAFARRVADALGAPYAGINFIGEERQFFAGLHHATDAPASGYPARVLARDHGYCPHVVVRRRALVLEDVRDFARFAGNVVVDGSGVRSYVGAPLTDRRGIVLGTVCAVDVVPRRWGLAGLATVKELAAELVELVHAREDRCG
- a CDS encoding transketolase family protein, which translates into the protein MDTMRERFISVTSHALDEDPRLALVLAEITMDGFRPAQDRHPDRVVNVGIREQLLIGVGGGLALTGLRPVVHTFASFLVERPFEQIKLDFGHQGTGGVLVSASASYDWPAGGFTHMAPGDVALLDTLDGWTVHVPGHPDEAEALLRHAYAAGDDKVYVRLSARSNARARPVTGLGFQTVREGRAGVVVAVGPLLDNVLAATESMDVSVLYAPTVRPFDDEAVRAAVGHGTAEVVLVEPYLAGTSTSAAARALEAVPHRVLGLGVARAELRRYGTIDEHTAAHGLDPASLRARIAAFTGA
- a CDS encoding YceI family protein, yielding MQDLTHRRHHGAGDEWAGHGVQRGGPGPRAWGYGVARHAMVTKVRGAFKEFEGSGHFDGEDPSKSSVSVTIKAASIDTRNEQRDGHLRTNDFLDASNFPNLTFASTGVEQLDSANFRLTGDLTIKDVTRPISIDFEFQGSATDPYGNLRVGFEGSVPISRKDYGITWNAALEGGGVLVEDKVVLEFEVSAIRQP
- a CDS encoding LysR family transcriptional regulator; the encoded protein is METRELRYFVAVAEELHFGRAAQRLGIAQPPLSRAIQQLERRLGAALLDRTSRSVTLTEAGSVLLAEGRAALAAVDAAERRTRRAALAASGRPGLVLVTKASASRELLAKLLEAYAAEPGAVPVEVILCGPAEQSRLLREGRADVALLHRPFDSTAGFHTEELSTEGQVVVLPAGHPLTVRAHVHMADITGLPGLPLPRWPDPDGTYPPGPGPRVRDHAQLLQLVALGRACAVSPESCRAQLHRDLAAVPVLDAPTVTTVIAWPTHSRSRAVADLVRTATRLPMRWPQT
- a CDS encoding GTP-binding protein, giving the protein MACANGSEPPAHGSSATLKILVAGGFGAGKTTFVGAVSEIEPLSTEELLSGLSEAADPVDGVEAKTTTTVALDFGRITLDERNVLYLFGTPGQQRFWFLWEELCTGALGAVVLADTRRLADCFPAVDFFERRGIGFIVAVNEFDGGHRYGADEVREAVGLGPEVPVVRCDARLPSSGTGALATLVRHLLDVKHPEYSRYAERRDWGESA
- a CDS encoding roadblock/LC7 domain-containing protein; this translates as MGGEVATTTSRLSDLDWLLSGLVQRVPYTRSAVLLTADGLVTCVHGLDADSADHLAALASGLYSLGRSAGSRFADGAEVRQVVVELASALVFVSAAGSGTCLAVLADREADAGVLGYEMAMLVKSVRPYLAAPPRRPAADAER
- a CDS encoding NAD-dependent epimerase/dehydratase family protein; amino-acid sequence: MQIFITGGSGYIGRSTIRALTRHGIGVTALARSEQAARTVSGLGAAPVAGALTDTDVLHEAARRADAVIHLGVDYAEGTAEVDRAAAEALQDGVGNGPYVHTGGVWVYGDTDGVVDEDAPLNPPRITAWRLENEKRVLARTGTGDHPVVVMPGLVYGRSGGLAQSFFVEPGRTAGAVPCIGDGTNRWALIHVDDIAELYVLALNAPAGAVYAGVSGQNLPLADVARALGHAAGCPGRIDSLTLDEAVQRMGPIAEAFALDQQFSGARARLELGWTPTRLDALTELTQD
- a CDS encoding DUF742 domain-containing protein, producing MRPYTASGGRTRAAVALDLLSLVTATGVRPRAPLGAEHTLALRLCAGSAAVTVAEVAGHLRLPAVVVKVLLSDLMEHGAVTVRAPCFPSGGSFAADDQSLLRAVLDGLRKRL
- a CDS encoding transketolase; the protein is MTQAAAADTGFRYEDLGPLMALMTGAEKHGPAATSTLDALWVLYDRILRVGPGSAEDPGRDRFLLSKGHGPMAYYAVLAAKGFFPVDWLSGFGAYDSPLGHHPDRTLLPGVEIGSGSLGHGLPLAVGSALGLRAQGLTDPAVWVLIGDAELDEGSNHEAIAYAGPAGLERLHTIVIDNDSATHGWRGGIASRFEAAGWSTATVDGRDHAALYAACTAPHPGRPHAVVARVEKKY